Proteins from one Oryza sativa Japonica Group chromosome 12, ASM3414082v1 genomic window:
- the LOC107279755 gene encoding uncharacterized protein: MRFLGWYLKIAAGGAAIGAAMELFMIHTGFYEKVTVLESEKRAWETSPEAQAMREALNPWRKHDDQEKR; encoded by the exons ATGAGGTTCCTGGGCTGGTACCTCAAGatcgcggccggcggcgcggccatAGGCGCTGCCATGGAGCTGTTCATGATCCACACCGGCTTCT ATGAGAAGGTGACTGTGTTGGAGTCAGAGAAAAGAGCTTGGGAAACCAGCCCAGAGGCTCAAGCCATGAGAGAAGCCCTGAATCCATGGAGGAAGCATGATGACCAAGAGAAAAGATAG
- the LOC4351269 gene encoding protein DETOXIFICATION 44, chloroplastic-like isoform X1 yields the protein MTATSPPMRSVAAAALVLTPTPTLNRLSFPFAHRHCPSTAAPRWRPARCRGKPAVEDVVHDDEEETWRREANPERKDGGEEMLGRGWFMVDEIGMEILTIALPAVLALAADPITALIDTAFVGHVGSTELAAVGVSISIFNLVSKLLNVPLLNVTTSFVAEQQAVDADYNSSVENSHIGEEISISQEKAGEQRKFLPAVSTSLALAAGIGLMETVALILGSGTLLDIVGVPVDSPMRIPAEQFLTLRAYGAPPVIVALAAQGAFRGFMDTKTPLFAVVAGNLVNALLDAIFIFPLGLGVSGAALATVTSEYLTAFILLWKLNSKIVLFSWNIVSGDIIRYLKSGALLIARTIAVVLTFTVSTSLAAREGSVPMAGYEICLQVWLTISLLNDALALAGQALLASEYAKGNYKKARIVLYRVLQIGGVTGAALSTTLLLGFGYLSMLFTDDAAVLDVAQTGVWFVTVSQPINAVAFVMDGLYYGVSDFAFVAYSTLFAGAISSAVLLVAAPKFGLGGVWAGLTLFMSLRAIAGFWRLGSKGGPWKIIWSETE from the exons ATGacggcgacctcgccgccgatgaggtctgtcgccgccgccgcgcttgtCCTAACCCCCACTCCAACGCTCAACCGTCTCTCCTTTCCCTTCGCCCACCGTCACTGCCCTAGTACTGCTGCTCCTCGGTGGAGGCCCGCGCGGTGCCGCGggaagccggcggtggaggacgtggtacacgacgacgaggaggagaccTGGCGGCgggaggccaaccccgagaggaaggatggaggagaggagatgctCGGGCGCGGGTGGTTCATGGTTGATGAGATTGGTATGGAAATCCTCACCATCGCCTTGCCTGCTgtgctcgccctcgccgccgaccccaTCACGGCGCTCATCGACACCGCCTTCGTTGGCCATGTCG GTTCAACTGAACTTGCTGCCGTTGGAGTATCCATTTCTATCTTCAATTTGGTATCCAAGCTGCTCAATGTCCCATTGCTCAACGTCACCACATCCTTTGTTGCCGAGCAGCAGGCAGTGGATGCCGATTATAACAGCTCCGTAGAAAA TTCTCACATAGGAGAAGAGATTTCCATTTCACAAGAGAAAGCAGGTGAACAAAGGAAGTTTCTTCCAGCTGTCTCAACATCCTTGGCTCTAGCTGCTGGCATCGGATTGATGGAAACCGTGGCACTGATCCTTGGGTCTGGGACACTACTGGACATCGTCGGTGTACCTGTC GATTCACCGATGCGTATACCAGCTGAGCAATTCCTTACTTTAAGGGCATATGGTGCACCGCCAGTCATAGTAGCGCTTGCAGCACAAGGTGCTTTTCGTGGATTCATGGATACAAAGACACCGTTGTTTGCTGTGG TTGCTGGTAACCTAGTGAATGCATTGCTGGATgctatatttatttttccacTTGGTCTAGGAGTAAGTGGCGCTGCATTGGCAACAGTGACTTCTGA GTATTTGACAGCGTTCATCCTCCTCTGGAAGTTGAATAGCAAAATAGTTCTGTTCTCATGGAATATTGTTTCTGGAGACATCATCCGCTACCTAAAATCTG GTGCGCTGCTAATTGCAAGAACCATAGCAGTAGTCCTGACATTCACTGTGTCGACATCCCTGGCTGCCAGGGAAGGGTCTGTTCCAATGGCTGGCTATGAGATATGTTTGCAAGTGTGGCTAACGATTTCTCTACTCAATGATGCACTAGCTCTTGCTGGTCAG GCTCTACTTGCAAGTGAATACGCAAAAGGAAACTATAAGAAAGCCCGTATTGTCTTATACAGAGTTCTGCAG ATTGGAGGCGTAACTGGTGCAGCACTTTCTACAACCTTACTCCTTGGGTTTGGATATTTGTCCATGCTGTTTACAGATGATGCAGCAGTTTTAGACGTTGCCCAAACTGGAGTCTGG TTTGTCACTGTTTCTCAACCAATAAATGCTGTTGCGTTTGTGATGGATGGGCTCTACTATGGTGTTTCTGACTTTGCTTTCGTGGCATACTCTACA TTATTTGCGGGAGCTATCTCATCAGCAGTACTGCTTGTGGCCGCTCCTAAGTTTGGTCTTGGTGGCGTCTGGGCTGGCCTTACTCTATTTATGAGTTTGCGAGCAATTGCTGGGTTCTGGAG GTTAGGGAGCAAAGGTGGACCATGGAAAATAATCTGGTCTGAAACTGAGTAA
- the LOC4351269 gene encoding protein DETOXIFICATION 44, chloroplastic-like isoform X2 translates to METVALILGSGTLLDIVGVPVDSPMRIPAEQFLTLRAYGAPPVIVALAAQGAFRGFMDTKTPLFAVVAGNLVNALLDAIFIFPLGLGVSGAALATVTSEYLTAFILLWKLNSKIVLFSWNIVSGDIIRYLKSGALLIARTIAVVLTFTVSTSLAAREGSVPMAGYEICLQVWLTISLLNDALALAGQALLASEYAKGNYKKARIVLYRVLQIGGVTGAALSTTLLLGFGYLSMLFTDDAAVLDVAQTGVWFVTVSQPINAVAFVMDGLYYGVSDFAFVAYSTLFAGAISSAVLLVAAPKFGLGGVWAGLTLFMSLRAIAGFWRLGSKGGPWKIIWSETE, encoded by the exons ATGGAAACCGTGGCACTGATCCTTGGGTCTGGGACACTACTGGACATCGTCGGTGTACCTGTC GATTCACCGATGCGTATACCAGCTGAGCAATTCCTTACTTTAAGGGCATATGGTGCACCGCCAGTCATAGTAGCGCTTGCAGCACAAGGTGCTTTTCGTGGATTCATGGATACAAAGACACCGTTGTTTGCTGTGG TTGCTGGTAACCTAGTGAATGCATTGCTGGATgctatatttatttttccacTTGGTCTAGGAGTAAGTGGCGCTGCATTGGCAACAGTGACTTCTGA GTATTTGACAGCGTTCATCCTCCTCTGGAAGTTGAATAGCAAAATAGTTCTGTTCTCATGGAATATTGTTTCTGGAGACATCATCCGCTACCTAAAATCTG GTGCGCTGCTAATTGCAAGAACCATAGCAGTAGTCCTGACATTCACTGTGTCGACATCCCTGGCTGCCAGGGAAGGGTCTGTTCCAATGGCTGGCTATGAGATATGTTTGCAAGTGTGGCTAACGATTTCTCTACTCAATGATGCACTAGCTCTTGCTGGTCAG GCTCTACTTGCAAGTGAATACGCAAAAGGAAACTATAAGAAAGCCCGTATTGTCTTATACAGAGTTCTGCAG ATTGGAGGCGTAACTGGTGCAGCACTTTCTACAACCTTACTCCTTGGGTTTGGATATTTGTCCATGCTGTTTACAGATGATGCAGCAGTTTTAGACGTTGCCCAAACTGGAGTCTGG TTTGTCACTGTTTCTCAACCAATAAATGCTGTTGCGTTTGTGATGGATGGGCTCTACTATGGTGTTTCTGACTTTGCTTTCGTGGCATACTCTACA TTATTTGCGGGAGCTATCTCATCAGCAGTACTGCTTGTGGCCGCTCCTAAGTTTGGTCTTGGTGGCGTCTGGGCTGGCCTTACTCTATTTATGAGTTTGCGAGCAATTGCTGGGTTCTGGAG GTTAGGGAGCAAAGGTGGACCATGGAAAATAATCTGGTCTGAAACTGAGTAA